The following proteins are co-located in the Sulfurospirillum deleyianum DSM 6946 genome:
- a CDS encoding LTA synthase family protein, producing the protein MHLIKELLKTYTLLLLTLLLGRFLLYMIYFERFQDISFSESLLTFIYGARMDSMVISIVLVVPTLFLTLTPLSFAKNMTKIIHGYLLFWFLLFIFIENATFPFFEQYDVRPNYLFFQYLEYPKEILLLLWKDYAYELGFAFIMMGLFTRWFLKLKFLDMTNAFKTPYFYRLILLIPLLLVLFIGIRSSFGHRPANISDALYSANRVLNDITKNSLYSIGYAYYSHQKNDTDAIKAYGKINRDKAYVLTSELLGIDIDDQKQPFSRLEPTHFKRATPKNLVIFIQESMGAQFVQFSGGEAHLTPNMNRLGKTHIAFTNLYANGTRSIRGLAALSSGFLPIVGEGVLKRTKSQNDFFTVASLLKPYGYKSSFIYGGEARFDNMRSWYLGNGFDEVIEEKDFKNPSFRSTWGVSDEDLVIKANEKFKTYAQNNEKFVSVMFSQSNHAPFELPEGKIDFEPNKPKQSVKNAIKYADYAIGKFFELAQKESYYKDTVFVVVADHNVRVYGDDLVPVSMFKIPAIIVTEGITPLMYHQLASQPDVLATALDLLGLDLTYPILGHTIFKPNKPHVNLMNFNDIFALREENEIAVIGPEMKPQTFEYHNAKLIPKASNTLLEEKALSLITVLQDLYEKRLYR; encoded by the coding sequence ATGCATCTTATTAAAGAGCTTTTAAAAACGTACACACTCCTTCTTCTCACTCTATTACTCGGTCGTTTTTTACTTTATATGATTTACTTTGAACGCTTTCAAGATATCTCTTTTTCAGAGTCCTTGCTCACGTTTATTTATGGTGCACGTATGGATAGTATGGTCATATCTATCGTGTTGGTTGTTCCAACACTTTTTTTAACATTAACACCTTTATCGTTTGCAAAAAATATGACGAAAATCATTCATGGGTATCTTCTCTTTTGGTTTCTACTTTTTATTTTCATTGAAAATGCAACCTTCCCATTTTTCGAACAATATGACGTAAGACCAAATTATCTCTTTTTTCAATACCTTGAATACCCTAAAGAGATTCTTTTGCTTCTTTGGAAAGATTATGCGTATGAATTAGGGTTTGCTTTTATCATGATGGGACTTTTTACAAGATGGTTCTTAAAATTGAAATTTCTTGATATGACCAATGCTTTTAAAACGCCTTACTTTTATCGTTTAATCCTTCTGATTCCGCTTCTACTTGTTCTATTTATTGGGATTCGTTCATCCTTTGGACATCGCCCCGCAAATATTTCTGATGCACTTTACAGCGCTAATAGAGTGCTCAATGACATCACTAAAAATTCTTTATACAGCATTGGATATGCCTATTATAGTCATCAGAAAAATGATACAGATGCCATCAAAGCCTATGGCAAAATCAATCGTGATAAAGCTTATGTCCTAACATCTGAACTTCTAGGGATTGATATAGATGATCAAAAACAACCTTTTTCCCGTCTTGAACCTACCCATTTCAAAAGAGCTACTCCTAAAAATCTTGTTATTTTTATTCAAGAAAGTATGGGCGCTCAATTTGTACAATTTAGCGGTGGCGAAGCCCATCTTACACCCAATATGAATCGTTTAGGAAAAACCCACATCGCCTTTACCAATCTTTATGCTAATGGCACACGAAGTATTCGAGGACTAGCAGCACTCAGTTCTGGTTTTTTACCCATTGTAGGAGAAGGTGTTCTCAAGCGTACAAAGTCACAAAATGATTTTTTTACCGTTGCATCATTACTGAAACCTTATGGATACAAATCAAGCTTCATTTATGGAGGAGAAGCTCGATTTGACAATATGCGAAGCTGGTATCTTGGCAATGGCTTTGATGAAGTGATAGAAGAAAAAGATTTTAAAAATCCAAGCTTTAGAAGTACCTGGGGTGTAAGCGATGAAGATTTGGTTATCAAAGCCAATGAAAAATTTAAAACATACGCTCAAAATAATGAAAAATTTGTCTCTGTTATGTTTAGCCAATCCAATCACGCACCGTTTGAACTGCCCGAAGGTAAAATAGACTTTGAGCCCAATAAACCTAAACAGAGTGTGAAAAATGCGATTAAATATGCTGATTATGCCATAGGAAAATTTTTCGAATTGGCGCAAAAAGAGAGTTACTATAAAGATACTGTTTTTGTTGTTGTTGCTGATCACAATGTGAGGGTTTATGGAGATGATCTTGTTCCTGTTTCAATGTTCAAAATACCAGCCATTATTGTTACGGAAGGAATTACACCTTTAATGTATCATCAACTAGCTAGTCAACCTGATGTTTTAGCAACAGCGCTTGACTTATTAGGATTGGACTTAACATACCCTATTTTAGGGCACACGATTTTCAAACCAAACAAACCACATGTCAACTTAATGAACTTTAATGATATATTTGCCTTGCGGGAGGAGAATGAGATTGCCGTTATTGGCCCAGAAATGAAACCTCAAACCTTTGAGTATCACAATGCAAAACTCATTCCAAAAGCTTCCAATACCCTCTTAGAAGAAAAAGCGCTCAGTCTCATCACAGTGCTTCAAGATTTATATGAAAAGAGACTGTACCGCTAA
- the thrS gene encoding threonine--tRNA ligase encodes MNDVIAYKEGSTLIDTQTALASSKTYEDKILFNNSKDALEVIRHSCAHLMAQAIKALYKDAQFFVGPVIEDGFYYDFRVNEKIGDADLKEIEKKMAELANAKLPIEKIYTTKAEALKHFAHDDLKQEVMLRIPDGEVSIYKQGDFEDLCRGPHVPNTKYLRFFKLIKVAGAYLGGDEKREMLTRIYGIAFADKESLKDYVTMIEEAKKRDHRKIGNELKLFTFDDEVGAGLPIWLPQGGKLRAKLEKLLFTAHRKRGYQPVRGPEILKSDAWKISGHYQNYGENMYFTVIDEAEYGIKPMNCLGHIKVFQSEVRSYRDLPLKFFEYGVVHRHEKSGVLHGLFRVREFTQDDAHIFCTPDQIKENVLEILSFVDSIMKTFGFHYEMEISTRPEKSIGDERYWEAATQGLKNALDENGITYGIDEGGGAFYGPKIDIKITDALKRKWQCGTIQVDFNLPERFDISYVDANNEHARPVMLHRAILGSFERFIGILIEHTSGEFPFFLAPTQVVIVPISDAHLEYAKSVANALMAEEIDVEVSSKNESLNKRIRNAETMRVPMILVIGDAEVENQSVAVRDRRERTQYNLSKVELIKTLKEKLSEVHF; translated from the coding sequence ATGAATGATGTTATTGCCTATAAAGAAGGCAGCACTCTCATTGATACACAAACTGCATTAGCTTCCTCTAAGACTTACGAAGACAAAATTTTATTCAACAATTCAAAAGATGCCCTTGAAGTGATTCGCCATTCATGCGCACATTTGATGGCTCAGGCCATTAAGGCATTGTATAAAGATGCACAATTTTTTGTTGGACCTGTTATTGAGGATGGTTTTTACTACGATTTTCGTGTCAATGAAAAGATTGGTGATGCTGATCTTAAAGAGATTGAGAAAAAAATGGCAGAACTTGCCAATGCTAAACTTCCTATTGAAAAAATCTACACAACCAAAGCAGAAGCTCTGAAACACTTTGCACATGATGATTTAAAACAAGAAGTTATGTTACGCATTCCTGATGGTGAAGTTTCGATTTACAAACAGGGTGATTTTGAAGATTTATGTCGTGGACCGCACGTCCCCAATACTAAATATTTACGATTTTTTAAATTAATTAAGGTTGCCGGTGCCTATCTAGGTGGCGATGAAAAACGTGAAATGCTGACACGTATTTATGGGATAGCATTTGCGGACAAAGAGAGCCTTAAAGATTATGTGACCATGATTGAAGAGGCGAAAAAAAGAGATCATCGAAAAATTGGTAACGAATTAAAACTTTTTACGTTTGATGATGAAGTAGGCGCAGGACTCCCTATTTGGTTGCCACAAGGTGGAAAATTACGTGCTAAACTTGAAAAGTTACTGTTTACAGCGCATCGAAAACGTGGTTATCAACCTGTTCGTGGTCCCGAAATTTTAAAATCAGACGCATGGAAAATAAGCGGTCACTATCAAAATTACGGTGAAAATATGTATTTTACAGTGATTGATGAGGCTGAATACGGTATCAAGCCGATGAACTGCTTAGGGCATATCAAAGTGTTTCAAAGTGAAGTAAGAAGTTATCGAGATTTACCACTGAAATTTTTTGAATACGGCGTGGTGCATCGTCATGAAAAAAGTGGTGTATTGCATGGACTTTTTAGGGTACGTGAATTTACACAAGATGATGCACATATTTTTTGTACACCCGATCAAATTAAAGAGAATGTTTTAGAAATTTTGAGTTTTGTCGATTCTATCATGAAGACTTTTGGATTTCATTACGAGATGGAAATTTCAACTCGTCCTGAAAAATCAATTGGGGATGAGCGTTATTGGGAAGCTGCAACACAAGGTCTTAAAAATGCGTTGGATGAAAATGGCATTACTTATGGTATTGATGAAGGTGGCGGAGCATTTTATGGTCCAAAAATTGACATTAAGATTACGGATGCATTAAAGCGTAAATGGCAGTGTGGAACCATTCAAGTTGATTTCAATCTTCCAGAGCGTTTTGATATTAGTTATGTCGATGCCAATAATGAACATGCACGACCGGTTATGTTACACCGTGCAATTTTAGGTTCTTTTGAGCGATTTATTGGTATTTTAATTGAGCATACATCAGGGGAATTTCCATTTTTCCTTGCGCCAACACAAGTGGTGATTGTCCCTATTTCAGATGCGCATTTAGAGTATGCAAAATCAGTCGCAAATGCTCTTATGGCTGAAGAGATTGATGTTGAAGTTTCTTCTAAAAATGAGAGTCTCAATAAACGTATTCGTAATGCAGAAACCATGCGTGTTCCAATGATATTAGTTATTGGTGATGCAGAAGTTGAAAATCAAAGTGTTGCTGTACGTGACAGAAGAGAAAGAACACAGTATAATTTGAGTAAAGTTGAATTAATTAAAACCCTAAAGGAGAAACTTAGTGAGGTACACTTTTGA
- the infC gene encoding translation initiation factor IF-3 has product MSKDKEVILNEEIRAAEVRCIGDDGTQYGIITRNEALAKADELGLDLVLIAPDAKPPVCKIMNYGKFKYQQEKKLKEARKNQKIIEVKEIKLSVKIASNDINYKIKHAREFLEEGKHVRFRVFLRGREMANPEAGEQVLESLWPMLEDIAEREKTPKLEGRYINMLVTPKK; this is encoded by the coding sequence TTGAGTAAAGACAAAGAAGTCATACTGAACGAAGAGATCAGAGCAGCAGAAGTAAGGTGTATTGGTGATGATGGCACACAGTATGGTATTATCACTCGAAATGAGGCTCTTGCAAAGGCTGATGAGCTTGGTTTAGATTTGGTGCTTATTGCACCTGATGCAAAACCTCCTGTATGTAAGATTATGAACTACGGTAAGTTCAAATATCAACAAGAGAAAAAGCTTAAAGAGGCACGCAAAAATCAGAAGATTATTGAAGTCAAAGAGATTAAACTCTCTGTTAAAATTGCGTCAAACGACATTAATTATAAAATAAAACATGCTCGTGAATTCCTTGAAGAAGGAAAGCATGTTCGTTTTAGAGTCTTTTTACGTGGTAGAGAAATGGCTAATCCAGAAGCTGGAGAGCAAGTTTTAGAGAGTTTATGGCCAATGCTTGAAGATATTGCTGAGCGTGAGAAAACACCAAAGCTCGAAGGTCGATACATCAATATGCTGGTTACTCCTAAAAAGTAA
- the rpmI gene encoding 50S ribosomal protein L35, which yields MPKMKTVRGAAKRFRTSKNKIKRGAAFRSHILTKKPTKRMRGLKVAKTVDARDEKSVKLMLCKA from the coding sequence ATGCCGAAAATGAAAACGGTACGCGGCGCAGCTAAGCGTTTTAGAACGAGTAAAAATAAGATTAAAAGAGGCGCAGCCTTTAGAAGTCATATTCTTACTAAAAAACCAACGAAAAGAATGCGTGGTTTGAAAGTCGCTAAAACGGTTGATGCACGCGATGAGAAGTCCGTTAAATTAATGCTTTGTAAAGCGTAA
- the rplT gene encoding 50S ribosomal protein L20, with protein sequence MARVKTGIVRRRRHKKILKMARGFFSGRRKHFRKAKEQLERSLVYAFRDRRQKKRDFRRLWITRINAACRLNDISYSRFINALNKANIDLDRKILADMAMNDPEAFATVVKQAKAAL encoded by the coding sequence ATGGCAAGAGTAAAAACAGGTATCGTCAGAAGAAGACGTCACAAGAAAATTTTAAAGATGGCTAGAGGCTTCTTTAGTGGAAGAAGAAAACACTTTAGAAAAGCAAAAGAGCAATTAGAGAGAAGTTTAGTTTACGCATTCCGTGATAGAAGACAAAAGAAAAGAGATTTTAGAAGACTTTGGATCACACGTATCAATGCAGCATGTAGACTTAACGACATTAGTTACTCACGCTTCATCAATGCTCTAAACAAAGCAAATATTGATTTAGATAGAAAAATTCTTGCAGATATGGCGATGAATGACCCTGAAGCGTTTGCAACCGTTGTAAAGCAAGCAAAAGCAGCGTTATAA
- the ccoG gene encoding cytochrome c oxidase accessory protein CcoG — protein sequence MSQTNLSVFYRQKRYIVFALITAVALVLPFITLDGNHFFLLSFDKKQLHLLFTTFDMQELYLMPFVLMLFFLTIFFVTTLGGRVWCGWSCPQTIFRVIFRDFIQTKLLGIRKSIQNKQKEPQEGYLLKRILAILLWTMLASLAASNFLWYFIPPEDFFQYLTNPLEHTIMYGFLLGITAFLVYDVVALKENFCVYICPYSRIQSALFDEHTLQTIYNEKRGGQIYNPQGIKLGSKPPLVTDDCTGCEACVRVCPTHIDIRKGMQLECINCLECADACTSVMAKLGKPSLITWTSSMAIEKDKKTNYLRFRTLAYMVALSLVLVGLFVMGSQKEYMLLNINRTSQLYKIADDSKRIENVYTFLFQNTDAKDHSYYFELSNSELKIEKPTEPFVLKAGQKVNKIVILSSSSDELSDETKNLPVNIKAFAVDEKEKIWVERKTIFIYPKKSEVKP from the coding sequence ATGAGTCAAACAAACCTGTCTGTTTTTTATAGACAAAAACGTTATATTGTTTTTGCTTTGATTACAGCCGTAGCCTTAGTTTTGCCATTTATCACACTAGATGGAAATCACTTTTTTCTCTTAAGTTTTGATAAAAAGCAGTTACATCTTCTTTTTACCACCTTTGATATGCAAGAACTCTATTTGATGCCTTTTGTTCTAATGCTTTTTTTTCTTACCATCTTTTTTGTCACAACCCTAGGGGGTCGTGTCTGGTGCGGATGGTCGTGTCCTCAAACCATTTTTAGAGTGATTTTTCGTGATTTTATCCAAACTAAACTTTTAGGGATTCGAAAAAGTATTCAAAACAAACAAAAAGAGCCTCAAGAAGGGTATCTTCTAAAACGTATCCTTGCTATTTTACTGTGGACGATGCTTGCGAGCCTTGCTGCGTCAAACTTCTTGTGGTACTTTATCCCACCAGAAGACTTTTTTCAGTACTTAACCAATCCTCTTGAACATACGATCATGTACGGGTTTCTTCTTGGAATTACAGCCTTTTTAGTTTATGATGTTGTAGCGCTTAAAGAAAATTTCTGTGTCTACATATGCCCTTATTCACGTATTCAGTCTGCTCTTTTTGACGAACATACACTTCAAACTATTTACAATGAAAAACGTGGTGGTCAAATTTACAATCCACAAGGCATTAAGCTAGGAAGCAAACCTCCTTTAGTAACAGATGATTGTACTGGCTGTGAGGCATGTGTGAGAGTATGCCCTACCCATATAGATATCAGAAAAGGTATGCAACTAGAGTGTATTAACTGTCTTGAATGTGCAGATGCCTGTACATCCGTTATGGCAAAATTAGGAAAACCTTCTTTAATTACGTGGACAAGTTCTATGGCAATTGAAAAAGATAAAAAAACAAATTACCTTCGTTTCCGAACTCTTGCATATATGGTTGCGCTAAGTTTAGTACTGGTTGGGCTCTTCGTCATGGGAAGTCAAAAAGAGTATATGTTACTTAATATCAATCGAACAAGCCAACTGTATAAAATTGCTGATGATAGTAAACGTATAGAAAATGTTTACACATTTTTATTTCAAAATACAGATGCCAAAGATCACTCTTACTATTTTGAACTCTCAAATTCAGAGCTTAAAATTGAAAAACCAACAGAACCATTTGTACTAAAGGCAGGACAAAAAGTCAATAAAATTGTCATTCTCTCTTCATCTTCTGATGAACTCAGTGATGAAACTAAAAATTTACCTGTGAACATTAAAGCGTTTGCGGTAGATGAAAAAGAGAAGATTTGGGTAGAAAGAAAAACAATCTTTATCTATCCAAAGAAGAGTGAAGTAAAGCCTTAA
- a CDS encoding recombinase family protein encodes MYIALLKNQNRITSVTTQQKQILKYTHHHGITLDSTEIENSTCDATLEERKEFRAFLRSLNEEDHLIIFDLHTLSNTIEELIKIFECLLKRSIFVHIADINECLHSKSEPVALLELFLKYQTAQQHDNKKKKNGRPKGRISKSKFDIHRSLIIERLEAKEPITKIAESLHVSRTSLKDYVNSRGLKELVKAKVALFKSKDEKPFMPKHTHQKECSLSHILSE; translated from the coding sequence ATGTATATTGCGCTTTTAAAAAACCAAAATCGTATCACATCTGTGACAACGCAACAAAAACAAATTCTAAAATACACACATCATCATGGAATCACCCTTGATTCTACAGAAATTGAAAATTCTACATGTGATGCTACTTTAGAAGAGAGAAAAGAGTTTAGAGCCTTTTTACGCTCTTTAAATGAAGAAGATCATTTGATTATCTTTGATCTCCACACCCTCTCCAACACCATCGAAGAGCTGATTAAAATTTTTGAATGCCTTCTCAAACGCTCTATTTTTGTTCACATTGCAGACATTAATGAGTGTCTTCATTCAAAAAGTGAACCCGTTGCCCTGCTAGAGCTTTTCTTAAAGTACCAAACAGCCCAACAACATGACAACAAAAAGAAAAAAAATGGGCGTCCAAAAGGTCGTATCTCAAAATCAAAATTTGATATTCATCGTTCACTGATTATTGAACGTCTTGAAGCCAAAGAACCTATTACAAAAATCGCTGAATCTTTACATGTAAGTCGTACATCTCTAAAAGATTACGTGAATTCAAGAGGTCTAAAAGAACTTGTCAAAGCAAAAGTTGCCCTCTTTAAATCTAAAGATGAAAAACCTTTCATGCCTAAACATACACATCAGAAAGAGTGTTCTCTTAGTCACATATTATCCGAATAA
- the rpsU gene encoding 30S ribosomal protein S21 produces the protein MPGIKLHPNESFDEAYRKFKKQVDRNLVVTEVRARRFYETATEKRKKDKISARKKQLKKLYMLRRYESRL, from the coding sequence ATGCCAGGAATTAAATTACATCCTAACGAATCGTTTGACGAAGCGTATAGAAAGTTTAAAAAACAAGTGGATCGTAACCTAGTTGTAACGGAAGTGCGTGCGAGACGTTTCTATGAAACAGCAACAGAAAAACGCAAAAAAGATAAAATTAGTGCACGTAAAAAACAGTTGAAAAAACTTTATATGCTTCGCCGTTACGAGTCAAGACTCTAA
- a CDS encoding helix-turn-helix domain-containing protein — MDKKLTVMEAAKLLGVSKEAIYNRLRRGTLQSVVENGTKYIVLSKGGMKENSSVRKADMSADYSAYVELLKTQLDEMKQKNQKLEEDKERLIADKERMLIESKEKIEMIYKERDEQLKAILTLANRQITHTNTEVHVPESTHMESVNTSIVTPPMESFEEADVVEEEGQKEVESLFEVYSDWRDLRSYLKEKGFSKKEKHHINDAVSKRVGHFDSVMDRDGKLFIKKGKKLKEILGES; from the coding sequence ATGGACAAAAAACTAACGGTTATGGAAGCAGCAAAACTTTTAGGTGTTAGTAAAGAGGCAATTTACAATCGTTTAAGACGAGGAACGCTTCAGAGTGTTGTTGAAAATGGCACGAAGTACATTGTGCTTAGCAAGGGCGGAATGAAAGAGAATTCTTCTGTACGTAAAGCAGATATGAGTGCAGATTACAGTGCGTATGTCGAATTGTTAAAAACACAACTTGATGAGATGAAGCAAAAAAATCAAAAATTAGAAGAAGATAAAGAACGCCTCATTGCGGATAAAGAACGCATGTTAATTGAGTCAAAAGAAAAAATTGAGATGATTTATAAAGAACGAGATGAACAGCTCAAAGCAATACTAACATTAGCCAACCGTCAAATAACACACACTAACACAGAAGTTCATGTTCCTGAAAGTACTCATATGGAATCTGTTAATACGTCTATTGTAACACCGCCAATGGAAAGTTTCGAAGAAGCTGATGTCGTAGAGGAGGAGGGGCAAAAAGAGGTTGAATCTCTTTTTGAAGTTTACAGTGATTGGCGAGATTTACGAAGTTATTTAAAAGAGAAAGGTTTTTCTAAAAAGGAGAAACATCATATCAATGATGCCGTGAGTAAACGCGTGGGTCATTTTGATAGTGTTATGGATAGAGATGGAAAATTATTTATTAAAAAAGGCAAAAAACTCAAAGAGATATTAGGAGAGTCATAA
- a CDS encoding UPF0323 family lipoprotein — MQYIRKISDYMIAGGIGVMVIASMQGCEQKEDKNALAEAAQTQGALVIVDEIAPGEYKIAEEYPSSTTRVIVRSKDGTERILSQTEIDALVKEEAVKIDNNTSSLTNPSLSSGQMGLGGILLSSIAGAMIGSWIGNKLFNNQNYQNQRATNYKSPQAYSRSTSSFNKPMSSSTTSSASKSSGFFGSKSGTTTSSTSSTSKAPSSFGG; from the coding sequence ATGCAGTATATTCGTAAAATTTCAGATTATATGATCGCAGGAGGCATTGGTGTGATGGTGATTGCATCAATGCAAGGGTGTGAACAAAAAGAGGATAAAAATGCTCTAGCAGAAGCTGCACAAACACAAGGTGCGTTAGTGATTGTAGATGAAATAGCGCCAGGTGAGTATAAAATTGCAGAAGAGTATCCTAGTTCTACAACACGAGTGATTGTACGAAGTAAAGATGGAACGGAGCGCATTTTATCACAAACAGAGATTGACGCATTGGTGAAAGAAGAAGCTGTAAAAATCGATAATAACACCTCATCCCTAACGAATCCTAGTCTAAGTTCTGGACAAATGGGATTAGGGGGTATTTTACTCTCAAGTATTGCTGGGGCAATGATTGGAAGTTGGATTGGTAATAAACTCTTTAATAATCAAAATTACCAAAATCAACGTGCTACCAATTATAAAAGTCCTCAAGCGTATAGCAGAAGTACGAGCAGTTTTAACAAACCGATGTCAAGTTCAACCACCAGCAGTGCCAGTAAAAGCAGTGGTTTTTTTGGTTCAAAATCAGGCACAACAACCTCATCGACCAGTTCAACATCAAAAGCACCTAGCAGTTTTGGAGGATAA
- a CDS encoding glutathionylspermidine synthase family protein encodes MVSTEKIKPLSKDFLESIGFYWHTDSDETSYVADELVLVSHDEVEAYYEAANELYDMFAEAGQYVIDNNLFHELNIPFNLVELIKNSWENDVHWHLYGRFDFAGGVDGAPIKLMEFNADTPTSLYETAIIQWAMLKANGMDEAKQFNTVFEALKENFKRLVVLEGDTEEFAQYYEGWKILFSSIRGNIEDENTTRLLQSAANEAGFHTDFAYVDEVGFNGSEGIFKDDENFEYWFKLIPWENIAIEEGDLALLLDEMVQEQKAIILNPAYTLLFQSKAFMKILWDLFPNHPLLLETSFEPLKNQKQVEKRAFGREGANTVIYEHDMSVIEKTEGEYGNFKPIYQAYAELPKDEQGRSYQAGVFFAYEGCGLGFRRGGLIMENFSKFVGHRIKD; translated from the coding sequence ATGGTATCAACAGAAAAAATTAAACCCTTAAGTAAAGACTTTTTAGAGTCGATTGGATTTTATTGGCATACCGATAGCGATGAAACATCGTATGTGGCAGATGAATTAGTATTGGTCAGTCATGATGAGGTAGAGGCGTATTATGAAGCCGCCAATGAACTTTACGATATGTTTGCAGAAGCAGGGCAATATGTGATTGATAACAATCTTTTTCATGAACTCAACATCCCTTTTAATTTGGTTGAATTGATTAAAAATTCATGGGAAAATGATGTGCATTGGCATTTGTACGGTCGCTTTGATTTTGCGGGAGGCGTGGATGGAGCGCCGATTAAACTCATGGAATTTAATGCCGATACACCTACATCACTTTATGAAACAGCGATTATCCAATGGGCGATGCTTAAAGCTAATGGCATGGATGAAGCCAAACAGTTCAATACCGTTTTTGAAGCGCTCAAAGAGAACTTTAAACGTCTGGTTGTCTTAGAGGGTGATACGGAAGAGTTTGCCCAGTACTATGAGGGATGGAAAATTTTATTCTCCTCTATTCGTGGAAATATTGAAGATGAAAACACCACCCGTTTGCTTCAAAGTGCCGCCAATGAAGCGGGTTTTCACACCGATTTTGCCTACGTGGATGAAGTGGGTTTTAACGGCAGTGAGGGCATTTTTAAAGATGATGAGAATTTTGAGTACTGGTTTAAACTCATTCCATGGGAAAATATTGCGATTGAAGAGGGTGATTTAGCCCTTTTATTGGATGAAATGGTGCAAGAGCAAAAGGCGATTATTCTTAATCCTGCCTATACGCTTCTTTTTCAAAGCAAAGCGTTTATGAAAATTTTATGGGATCTTTTCCCCAATCATCCGTTACTGCTTGAGACGTCATTTGAACCGCTTAAAAATCAAAAACAGGTGGAAAAGAGAGCCTTTGGACGAGAAGGGGCTAACACGGTTATTTATGAGCATGATATGTCTGTGATTGAAAAAACAGAGGGCGAATATGGTAATTTTAAACCCATTTATCAAGCGTATGCAGAGTTGCCAAAAGATGAACAAGGACGAAGCTACCAAGCGGGTGTTTTCTTTGCGTATGAGGGGTGTGGCTTAGGGTTTAGACGTGGCGGATTGATTATGGAGAATTTTTCAAAATTTGTGGGACACCGCATAAAGGATTAA
- a CDS encoding D-2-hydroxyacid dehydrogenase, producing the protein MKIVCLDAKTLGDDADLTLFSQFGVFEAFDTTSLEERIEHIGDAKIVLTNKVLIDKEVMDACPNLGLICITATGMNNVDLEYAKHKGIMVKNVAGYSTASVAQTTLMLALNLLGKLAYYDAYVKSGEWVKSPIFTHLAQPFSEIKGKRWGIIGLGNIGKEVANIATAFGAEVLYYSTSGANHNGTYRQVSLDEMMQTCEIVSIHAPLNEKTRYLVSKEQLLMMKKGAILINVGRGGIVHEGDLAEAMDSKELFVGLDVLEKEPMEANHPLLHVKHPERLIITPHVAWASVEARRELIRLVGENIKDFLRQ; encoded by the coding sequence ATGAAAATAGTCTGTTTGGATGCAAAAACATTGGGTGATGATGCGGATTTAACGCTCTTCTCACAGTTTGGCGTGTTTGAAGCCTTTGATACAACTTCTCTTGAAGAGCGCATCGAACACATCGGTGATGCAAAAATTGTGCTCACCAATAAAGTGTTGATTGACAAAGAGGTGATGGATGCATGTCCCAATTTAGGACTCATTTGCATTACTGCTACGGGCATGAACAATGTTGATTTGGAGTATGCAAAGCATAAAGGAATTATGGTTAAAAATGTTGCGGGGTATTCTACGGCGTCCGTGGCACAAACAACACTGATGTTAGCGCTTAATTTGTTAGGAAAACTTGCCTATTACGATGCGTATGTAAAATCGGGCGAATGGGTTAAAAGCCCTATTTTTACCCATTTAGCTCAGCCTTTTTCTGAAATCAAAGGGAAACGTTGGGGCATCATTGGGTTAGGAAATATTGGTAAAGAAGTCGCTAACATTGCCACAGCGTTTGGGGCGGAAGTGCTCTATTATTCGACCAGTGGCGCCAATCATAATGGCACGTATCGACAGGTTTCTTTAGATGAGATGATGCAAACGTGCGAGATTGTCTCCATTCATGCCCCCTTGAATGAGAAAACACGCTATTTGGTGAGCAAAGAGCAATTACTTATGATGAAAAAAGGTGCCATCCTGATTAACGTGGGGCGTGGAGGCATTGTGCATGAGGGTGATTTGGCAGAAGCGATGGATAGCAAAGAGCTTTTTGTAGGGCTTGATGTTTTAGAAAAAGAGCCCATGGAAGCGAATCATCCGCTTTTACATGTAAAGCATCCTGAACGCTTGATAATTACACCGCATGTTGCGTGGGCAAGTGTGGAAGCAAGGCGTGAGCTGATTCGTTTGGTGGGTGAAAATATCAAAGATTTTTTAAGACAATAA